The following are encoded together in the Candidatus Binatia bacterium genome:
- a CDS encoding polymer-forming cytoskeletal protein, which produces MGTSFVAPVPVLRSSLGADTVVSGRLSFTVPTRIDGTLRGEVRASDMLVVGEEAKVDGIVRALKLIVLGQVRGEVRGAERVEIGSGGRLIGTVEAQSLVVKEGGCLEG; this is translated from the coding sequence GTGGGAACGAGCTTCGTCGCCCCGGTTCCTGTCCTGCGGTCGTCACTCGGCGCAGACACGGTCGTAAGCGGGCGGCTGAGTTTCACCGTGCCCACACGCATCGATGGGACGCTGCGCGGCGAGGTCCGTGCCAGCGACATGCTGGTAGTGGGCGAAGAGGCCAAGGTCGACGGCATTGTCCGGGCGTTGAAGCTGATCGTGCTGGGACAGGTCCGCGGCGAGGTCCGTGGCGCCGAGCGCGTCGAAATCGGCAGTGGGGGCCGGCTCATCGGAACGGTCGAGGCACAAAGTCTGGTGGTGAAAGAAGGCGGCTGTCTGGAAGGC
- a CDS encoding DUF499 domain-containing protein yields the protein MEPWYKVATPRKEVREGRSFNPDEFAIALEQVVAGTAPEDYRDPAQFFARTCFTRALREHAGMVLRRLSGRTDNTSPVLTLITQFGGGKTHTLTTLYHLAKNGDAVAGYNGVADLVREAGVGSVPKAKVAVFVGNAWDPQPGRETPWIDIARQLAGDKGVEALGPAAKTTPPGTDAIARVFQAAGAPVLLLFDEVLNYLNRHRASAESFHAFIQNLTVATTGTTHGAAVISLPRSQVEMTESDQEWQDRISKVVRRVAKDLIANDETEISEVVRRRLFQDLGSEKIRKNVAKAYGDWCFERRERLPPEWTAVDSAATEAKAREFLQRRFEACYPFHPATLSVFQRKWQALPQYQQTRGTLAMLAQWISIAAQDGYRTARTEPLITLGSAPLAEPGFRSVVLGQLGESRLIAAIDTDIAGEQAHSKALDADTKGPLRDIHRRVGTAILFESSGGQTDKVAHLPELRFALGEPELDTTSIDNAALVLEGRSYFIRKTGADGFRIGYQPTMKKVVSDRRASLDEETEVKPALRKLVEEEFRRGASIPRRDSQRG from the coding sequence CACTGCGCGAGCACGCGGGTATGGTGCTGCGACGGCTCTCCGGGAGAACCGACAACACGTCGCCTGTGCTCACGCTCATCACCCAGTTCGGTGGCGGCAAGACGCACACGCTCACCACGCTGTACCACCTGGCGAAAAACGGAGACGCCGTGGCTGGCTACAACGGGGTCGCCGACCTGGTGCGCGAAGCGGGCGTCGGCTCTGTGCCCAAGGCGAAGGTCGCCGTGTTCGTTGGCAACGCCTGGGACCCGCAGCCGGGGCGCGAGACACCGTGGATCGACATCGCCCGCCAGCTCGCGGGCGACAAGGGCGTCGAGGCGCTTGGTCCCGCGGCCAAGACCACGCCCCCCGGCACCGATGCCATCGCGCGGGTCTTCCAGGCGGCCGGCGCGCCGGTCCTCCTGCTCTTCGATGAGGTGCTGAACTACCTGAACCGCCACCGCGCCAGCGCCGAATCGTTCCACGCCTTCATCCAGAATCTGACGGTCGCCACCACCGGCACCACGCACGGCGCGGCGGTGATCAGCCTGCCACGCAGCCAGGTCGAGATGACGGAGTCGGATCAGGAGTGGCAGGACAGGATCTCGAAGGTGGTGCGGCGCGTCGCCAAGGACCTGATTGCCAACGACGAGACCGAGATCAGCGAGGTCGTTCGACGGCGGCTCTTCCAGGATCTTGGAAGCGAGAAGATCCGGAAGAACGTCGCCAAGGCCTACGGCGACTGGTGCTTCGAGCGGCGCGAGCGGCTCCCACCCGAGTGGACCGCCGTGGACTCGGCCGCGACCGAGGCCAAGGCGCGCGAGTTCCTGCAGCGCCGCTTCGAGGCCTGCTACCCGTTCCATCCGGCGACGCTGTCGGTCTTCCAGCGCAAGTGGCAGGCGCTGCCGCAGTACCAGCAGACGCGCGGCACGCTGGCAATGTTGGCGCAGTGGATCTCGATCGCCGCCCAGGACGGCTACCGCACAGCGCGCACCGAGCCGCTCATCACGCTCGGCTCGGCGCCGCTCGCCGAGCCCGGGTTCCGCAGCGTGGTGCTGGGCCAGCTCGGCGAGTCGCGGCTCATCGCGGCGATTGATACCGACATCGCCGGCGAGCAGGCGCACAGCAAGGCGCTCGACGCCGACACCAAAGGGCCGCTGCGGGACATCCATCGGCGCGTCGGGACTGCGATCCTCTTCGAATCGTCGGGCGGGCAGACCGATAAAGTCGCGCATCTTCCCGAGCTGCGCTTCGCGCTCGGCGAGCCCGAGCTGGACACGACATCGATCGACAACGCCGCGTTGGTTCTCGAGGGTAGGTCGTACTTCATCCGCAAGACGGGCGCGGACGGCTTTCGCATCGGCTACCAGCCGACCATGAAAAAGGTGGTGAGCGACCGGCGCGCGTCGCTCGACGAGGAAACCGAGGTCAAGCCCGCGCTGCGCAAGCTCGTCGAGGAGGAGTTCCGGCGCGGCGCGAGCATCCCCCGTCGAGATTCTCAAAGGGGATGA
- a CDS encoding long-chain-fatty-acid--CoA ligase produces MNTSNFVSIPAAMFEDQEILVFEDHRLTYGQLWQAIQRLANALHAVGIRRGDCVAVLQTNSHHYVEAYYAAAALGAVFLPLNYRAKLPELEYMVTTAQVKVLLVGDRYLEAVKQLRPKFTGVETYIAMETPQDGFLHLERLMAEASPELEPPEVDDEDTSILMYTSGTTALPKGVMLTYNDFTAYVTANVELADGTPRGAALLCVPLYHIAGATNIMTSLFTGRRLVLLRQFDATEWLETVEREQVTHAFLVPTMVKQLIDHPEFSAHDLSSLQNLSYGGAQMPFPVIRRAIEMFPKTVGFVNAFGQTETTSTLTVLGPDDHRLDGSPEEVELRLRRLKSIGRPLPDVELKVVGDDGEELPAGQVGELWVRTPRVMKGYGGGGANSSPLQDGWLPTHDMGWLDEDGYIFLAGRKDDMIIRGGENIAPAEVEAVLYSHPGVDEAAVIGIPDVEWGQRVAAVVVPRPGVTLTAEDISEFCRQRLASFKKPEVIHFLEALPRNQMGKVLKKDLRAQLGGERA; encoded by the coding sequence GTGAATACCTCTAACTTTGTCAGCATTCCGGCAGCCATGTTCGAGGACCAGGAGATTCTGGTCTTCGAGGATCATCGCCTCACGTACGGTCAACTCTGGCAGGCCATTCAGCGCCTGGCCAACGCATTGCACGCCGTCGGCATTCGGCGGGGCGACTGCGTGGCCGTCCTGCAAACGAACTCGCACCACTATGTGGAAGCCTATTATGCAGCCGCCGCACTCGGTGCGGTTTTCCTTCCGCTGAACTATCGCGCCAAGTTGCCTGAGCTGGAGTACATGGTCACCACAGCGCAAGTGAAAGTCTTGCTGGTTGGCGATCGCTATCTTGAAGCCGTCAAGCAACTCCGCCCAAAATTCACCGGCGTGGAAACCTACATCGCCATGGAGACACCGCAGGACGGGTTTCTGCACCTCGAGCGCCTCATGGCAGAGGCGTCGCCGGAGCTCGAGCCGCCCGAGGTCGACGACGAGGACACCAGCATCCTCATGTACACCAGTGGGACAACCGCCCTGCCGAAGGGCGTGATGCTGACCTACAACGACTTCACGGCATACGTGACCGCCAACGTCGAACTGGCGGACGGCACCCCGCGTGGCGCGGCGCTACTGTGCGTGCCGCTGTACCACATTGCCGGCGCCACCAACATCATGACCTCGCTGTTCACCGGTCGCCGCCTCGTGTTGCTCAGGCAGTTTGATGCCACGGAGTGGTTGGAGACGGTCGAACGCGAGCAGGTGACACACGCGTTTCTGGTGCCGACCATGGTCAAGCAACTCATCGACCATCCCGAGTTTTCTGCACACGATCTGTCGAGCCTGCAGAACCTGTCGTACGGCGGCGCGCAAATGCCGTTCCCGGTCATTCGCCGCGCCATCGAGATGTTCCCCAAGACTGTCGGTTTCGTGAATGCGTTCGGCCAGACAGAAACCACCTCGACGCTCACGGTGCTCGGCCCCGACGACCATCGCCTCGATGGCAGCCCCGAGGAAGTGGAACTCCGACTCCGACGCCTCAAGTCGATCGGTCGGCCGCTGCCGGACGTCGAGCTGAAGGTCGTCGGGGATGACGGCGAGGAGCTGCCGGCTGGGCAGGTGGGCGAGCTCTGGGTGCGAACGCCGCGGGTGATGAAGGGCTACGGCGGCGGCGGCGCCAACAGCTCCCCTTTACAGGACGGCTGGCTGCCGACGCATGACATGGGTTGGCTCGACGAAGATGGCTACATCTTTCTCGCCGGACGCAAGGACGACATGATCATACGCGGCGGCGAGAACATCGCCCCGGCGGAGGTGGAAGCGGTGCTGTATTCGCACCCCGGTGTCGACGAGGCCGCAGTCATCGGCATCCCGGATGTGGAATGGGGCCAGCGCGTCGCCGCCGTGGTGGTGCCGCGTCCCGGTGTGACGTTGACGGCCGAGGACATCTCCGAGTTCTGCCGGCAGCGATTGGCCAGTTTCAAGAAACCCGAGGTGATCCACTTCCTCGAGGCGTTGCCCAGGAATCAGATGGGCAAAGTTCTCAAGAAGGACCTGCGCGCGCAACTGGGCGGAGAGCGCGCGTGA
- a CDS encoding aminomethyltransferase family protein, which produces MNSESQGLERASGARSAGIELAARFTDLQSEWAAVRQRCGLLDARFRGLLRMIGSDRTTFLQGMVTNDVAGLHEGQGTYAALLTIQGKVVSDLRVYALADELWLEGPAARMGAVREAFDRHIVADDVEFVSDEAWAPLVAVEGPQAARTLVGVLGDTVEGLQPFAHRESTFDGSPVRVAAVSHTGENGYLLFGNPAMASKLWEHCHAAGAEPVGMEALNVLRLEAGIPWYGPDFDDSILIGEAGLDAAISYRKGCYLGQEVVERVAARGQLHRKLVGLLCEGEVVPPPHSKLVHAAQEAGWVTSAVWSPAHRSVIALGYAKSECWDPGTEVQVALPQGSAVARVVALPFYARSS; this is translated from the coding sequence ATGAACTCCGAATCACAAGGGCTTGAACGGGCCAGTGGAGCACGGTCCGCCGGCATAGAGCTGGCGGCCCGCTTCACCGACCTTCAGAGTGAGTGGGCGGCGGTACGGCAGCGCTGCGGTTTGCTCGATGCGCGCTTCCGCGGACTGCTGCGAATGATCGGCTCGGACCGGACGACGTTTCTGCAGGGGATGGTGACGAACGACGTCGCGGGCTTGCACGAGGGGCAAGGCACATACGCGGCGCTGCTGACCATACAAGGCAAAGTGGTATCCGATCTCCGCGTCTACGCGCTCGCCGACGAACTGTGGCTCGAGGGGCCCGCGGCGCGGATGGGCGCGGTGCGAGAAGCTTTCGACCGCCACATCGTCGCCGACGACGTCGAGTTCGTCTCGGATGAAGCGTGGGCACCGCTGGTTGCGGTCGAGGGCCCGCAAGCCGCCCGGACCCTGGTCGGCGTCCTCGGCGACACGGTTGAGGGACTGCAGCCGTTTGCCCATCGTGAGTCGACGTTCGACGGGTCCCCCGTACGGGTGGCTGCCGTCAGCCATACCGGCGAAAACGGTTACCTGCTGTTCGGAAATCCGGCAATGGCCTCGAAACTGTGGGAGCATTGCCATGCCGCCGGTGCGGAACCGGTTGGCATGGAAGCCCTGAACGTACTGCGGCTCGAAGCCGGTATTCCATGGTACGGCCCGGACTTCGACGACTCTATCTTGATCGGCGAAGCGGGCTTGGACGCGGCGATCAGCTATCGGAAAGGCTGCTACCTCGGGCAAGAGGTGGTCGAGCGGGTGGCTGCGCGTGGTCAGCTACACAGGAAACTCGTCGGTCTACTCTGTGAGGGTGAGGTCGTGCCGCCGCCGCACTCGAAGCTCGTCCATGCAGCTCAGGAGGCCGGCTGGGTCACCAGCGCGGTCTGGTCGCCTGCCCACCGATCCGTCATCGCACTGGGGTATGCCAAGAGTGAGTGTTGGGACCCGGGCACGGAGGTCCAGGTGGCGCTGCCGCAAGGGTCAGCCGTTGCGCGCGTTGTCGCCTTGCCGTTTTATGCGCGGTCGTCGTAA
- a CDS encoding enoyl-CoA hydratase/isomerase family protein — MSRNAVARAARRGLRTRVVDGVAWLTLDRPRHGNRITQELAQELCEAAADIELDDRVRAVVLAASGPSFCLGVEAGGGWQQRMDWVEAIARLTRPVVAAIQGEAVAEGLELALACDLRVASERARFAMPQLVAGRLPAHGGTQRLPRIVGRTRGLDLLLTGRTITAAGAETIGLVSRVVRHAGFARSLGTVIDALRSKGPMALRYGKEAVLKGTDLTLEQGIRLEEDLYVLLQTTRDRQEGIRAFLHQRKPVFRGQ; from the coding sequence GTGAGCAGGAACGCCGTCGCGCGCGCCGCCAGGCGCGGCTTGCGGACGCGCGTCGTCGATGGCGTTGCCTGGCTGACGCTCGATCGGCCCCGCCATGGCAACCGCATCACGCAGGAGCTGGCGCAAGAGCTGTGTGAAGCCGCGGCCGACATCGAGTTGGACGACCGCGTGCGTGCCGTGGTGTTGGCGGCATCGGGACCAAGTTTCTGCCTGGGCGTCGAGGCAGGCGGCGGCTGGCAGCAACGCATGGACTGGGTGGAGGCAATCGCGCGCCTGACGCGTCCGGTTGTGGCCGCGATTCAGGGCGAAGCAGTTGCCGAAGGCCTCGAACTGGCCCTCGCGTGCGACCTGCGTGTCGCATCCGAGCGGGCTCGTTTTGCCATGCCGCAATTGGTCGCGGGACGGCTCCCGGCGCATGGGGGGACACAACGGTTGCCGCGCATCGTCGGACGCACCCGCGGGCTCGATCTGTTGCTCACCGGCCGCACCATCACCGCAGCGGGAGCGGAAACGATCGGACTGGTGTCACGAGTGGTCCGGCACGCCGGCTTCGCACGGTCACTCGGCACCGTCATCGACGCCCTCAGGAGCAAGGGACCCATGGCGTTGCGCTATGGGAAAGAAGCCGTGCTGAAAGGAACCGATCTCACGCTCGAACAGGGCATCCGTCTCGAAGAGGACCTGTACGTCCTGTTGCAGACAACGCGCGATCGGCAAGAGGGAATTCGCGCATTCTTACACCAACGGAAGCCCGTCTTCCGCGGCCAATAG
- a CDS encoding dipeptide ABC transporter ATP-binding protein, which yields MTPLLEIRHLKKYFPVRGGLFGPRQFVRAVDGVNVAVYPGETLGVVGESGCGKSTLGRLILRLLEPTSGEVLFDGENLQTLSPGALRQKRREMQIIFQDPYGSLNPRMRVGKIVGEGLEIHNLARGAAKKRRVIELLDRVGLRADTYDRYPHEFSGGQRQRIGIARALAVQPRLIVADEPVSALDVSIQAQIVNLLQDLQVEMRLAYVFIAHDLRVVEHISHRVAIMYLGKIVELAESEEIYRNPRHPYTRALLSAVPVPDPKARRQRMLLPGDVPSPIHPPAGCPFHPRCLYVEERCRSMEPKLTVGHNQHAVACHVFPT from the coding sequence ATGACGCCCCTCCTCGAAATCCGCCACCTCAAGAAGTACTTCCCGGTCCGCGGCGGTTTGTTCGGGCCGCGGCAGTTCGTGCGTGCCGTCGATGGAGTGAATGTGGCGGTGTACCCGGGCGAGACATTGGGCGTCGTCGGTGAATCGGGGTGTGGAAAGTCCACCCTGGGCCGCCTGATCCTGCGCCTCCTGGAGCCGACCTCGGGCGAGGTGCTGTTCGACGGGGAGAACCTGCAGACCTTGAGCCCCGGGGCGTTGCGGCAGAAGCGTCGCGAGATGCAGATCATCTTTCAGGATCCGTACGGCTCCCTGAATCCCCGCATGCGCGTCGGGAAGATCGTCGGCGAGGGGCTTGAAATCCACAACCTGGCGCGCGGCGCCGCCAAGAAGCGGCGGGTCATCGAGTTGCTCGACCGTGTCGGCTTGCGAGCCGACACCTACGACCGCTATCCGCACGAATTCAGCGGCGGACAGCGGCAGCGCATCGGCATTGCCCGGGCCCTGGCCGTGCAGCCGCGCCTCATCGTGGCCGACGAGCCCGTCTCCGCGCTGGACGTCTCGATTCAAGCGCAGATCGTCAACCTCCTGCAGGACTTGCAGGTGGAAATGAGATTGGCGTACGTCTTCATTGCGCACGACCTGCGGGTTGTGGAACATATCAGCCATCGCGTGGCGATCATGTACCTCGGGAAGATTGTGGAACTGGCGGAGAGCGAAGAGATCTATCGCAACCCACGTCATCCTTACACACGGGCGCTCTTGTCTGCTGTCCCGGTTCCTGATCCGAAGGCGCGGCGCCAACGCATGCTCTTGCCAGGCGACGTGCCGAGTCCTATTCATCCACCGGCGGGCTGTCCGTTCCATCCGCGCTGCCTGTATGTCGAAGAGCGATGTCGTTCCATGGAGCCGAAACTGACTGTGGGTCACAACCAGCACGCGGTCGCGTGTCACGTATTCCCGACGTGA
- a CDS encoding ABC transporter ATP-binding protein, translated as MALLEVRDLHTSFQLPQGEARAVDGASFSIDPGRTLGLVGESGCGKTMTALSILRLVPAAAHVRGEILFDGRNLLTASEAEMRQLRGNAIAMIFQEPMSSLNPVFTVGNQIAEAVRLHQGLGRRAARQKAIEMLRLVEMAEPERRVDEYPHQLSGGMRQRVMIAMALSCHPRLLIADEPTTALDVTIQAQILDLLASLQQRLGMALILVTHDLGIVAERADEVAIMYAGRIVERAPVEAIFARPRHPYTRGLLRSIPKVGAAKARRLEAIPGMVPDLLDLPSGCHFRDRCPEAIARCAVIDPSLEELQPTHWAACIRASEPGW; from the coding sequence GTGGCGCTACTTGAGGTACGCGACCTGCACACCAGCTTCCAACTGCCCCAGGGTGAGGCGCGAGCCGTCGATGGGGCCAGCTTCAGCATCGACCCGGGGCGGACATTGGGTCTCGTCGGCGAGTCGGGCTGCGGCAAGACCATGACGGCGCTGTCGATCCTCCGCTTGGTTCCTGCGGCGGCGCACGTACGTGGCGAGATCCTTTTCGACGGCCGCAATTTGCTCACTGCAAGTGAAGCCGAAATGCGTCAACTGCGGGGCAACGCCATAGCCATGATTTTCCAGGAACCGATGAGTTCGCTGAACCCGGTCTTCACCGTCGGCAATCAAATCGCCGAGGCGGTACGGCTACACCAGGGACTGGGCCGGCGGGCGGCACGGCAAAAAGCGATCGAAATGCTCAGGCTGGTGGAGATGGCAGAACCTGAGCGTCGGGTGGACGAGTATCCGCACCAGCTCAGTGGCGGTATGCGCCAACGCGTCATGATCGCCATGGCGCTGTCCTGCCATCCACGGCTGTTGATCGCCGACGAGCCGACCACGGCGCTCGACGTGACGATCCAGGCACAGATCCTCGATTTGCTGGCCAGCTTGCAGCAACGCCTGGGAATGGCACTCATCCTGGTGACGCACGACCTCGGGATCGTGGCTGAGCGCGCCGACGAAGTGGCCATCATGTATGCCGGCCGCATCGTCGAGCGTGCCCCGGTGGAGGCCATTTTTGCCCGTCCTCGGCATCCGTACACGCGCGGTCTGTTGCGTTCGATCCCGAAGGTTGGCGCCGCGAAGGCGCGGCGCTTGGAAGCTATTCCCGGCATGGTACCGGACCTGCTCGACCTTCCGTCCGGCTGCCATTTCCGCGACCGTTGCCCGGAAGCCATCGCCCGCTGCGCCGTGATCGATCCGTCTCTTGAAGAGCTGCAGCCAACACATTGGGCCGCCTGCATTCGTGCCTCGGAACCCGGCTGGTGA
- a CDS encoding enoyl-CoA hydratase/isomerase family protein, with protein sequence MSKQVRARHAAPAQQEPAAVLYEKDGAVAIVSLNRPRVLNAYNMAMRDTLFETLGAVRDDPEVHALVLRGNGPAFCTGGDVREFGSASSPIAAREARWHRDVWQLLLSLSKPTIAAVHGYAVGGGFEMALLCDICIAATDARFSYPETGMAMIPGVGGTQTTPRALGIGRALDLILTGRWLTASEALSLGIVTQVVPKARLHLAAIDLARRLCKLPPQLVACAKHAVNGGLDMSLPNGLALEQRLNSLMRSGAFGEYL encoded by the coding sequence GTGTCCAAGCAAGTACGGGCGCGGCATGCGGCGCCCGCACAGCAGGAGCCAGCCGCCGTGCTGTATGAGAAGGACGGCGCGGTGGCGATCGTCTCGCTGAACCGGCCGCGCGTATTGAATGCGTACAACATGGCCATGCGTGACACGCTGTTCGAGACCCTCGGTGCCGTCCGCGATGACCCGGAGGTTCACGCCTTGGTCCTGCGCGGCAACGGACCCGCGTTCTGCACCGGCGGTGACGTGCGTGAGTTCGGCAGCGCCTCGTCGCCGATCGCGGCGCGGGAAGCGCGCTGGCACCGGGACGTGTGGCAGCTGCTGCTGTCGCTCTCCAAACCGACCATCGCGGCGGTCCACGGGTACGCCGTGGGCGGCGGCTTCGAGATGGCGCTTCTGTGCGACATTTGTATTGCAGCTACAGATGCGCGCTTCTCCTACCCGGAAACAGGCATGGCCATGATCCCCGGCGTCGGTGGCACCCAGACCACCCCGCGGGCGCTTGGTATTGGGCGCGCGCTCGACCTCATCCTCACCGGCCGCTGGCTCACTGCTAGCGAAGCCCTGTCCCTCGGAATCGTCACGCAGGTCGTTCCGAAGGCACGGCTGCACCTTGCCGCAATTGACCTGGCGCGGCGACTGTGCAAATTGCCGCCACAACTTGTGGCTTGCGCCAAGCACGCGGTGAACGGCGGGCTCGACATGAGCCTGCCCAACGGCTTGGCACTGGAACAGCGATTGAACTCATTAATGCGGAGCGGAGCATTCGGTGAATACCTCTAA